Proteins encoded in a region of the Roseateles sp. SL47 genome:
- the ubiA gene encoding 4-hydroxybenzoate octaprenyltransferase, which produces MNAPAPSPALPSRLSLYLNLIRWDRPAGTYLLLWPTLAALWMAADGWPGWHLLAVFVLGTFLMRSAGCAVNDVADRDFDKHVKRTAQRPVTTGLITVKQALTLAGVLSLVAFGLVLTTNAPTILLSFAALAVTILYPFTKRWVSMPQAVLGVAFSFGIPMAFSAVLGGREWSLEAVQASVPLAAWGLLLGNLFWVLAYDTEYAMVDRDDDIRIGIQTSALTLGRFDVIGVMGFYGVFLALWAALGLQLGMGHWYLAGLAVAAAQVVWHYRLIKDRSREGCFRAFRENHWVGLAIFVGTVLDLSLR; this is translated from the coding sequence ATGAATGCCCCCGCTCCTTCCCCGGCCCTGCCCTCGCGGCTGTCGCTCTATCTCAACCTGATCCGCTGGGACCGGCCGGCGGGCACCTATCTGCTGCTATGGCCCACCTTGGCCGCCCTGTGGATGGCGGCCGATGGATGGCCGGGGTGGCATCTGCTGGCGGTCTTTGTGCTCGGAACCTTCCTCATGCGCAGCGCCGGCTGCGCTGTGAACGACGTGGCCGACCGCGACTTCGACAAGCATGTCAAACGCACCGCCCAGCGCCCCGTCACCACAGGGTTGATCACGGTCAAGCAGGCGCTGACGCTGGCGGGAGTCCTGTCGCTCGTGGCGTTCGGGCTGGTGCTCACCACCAATGCGCCGACCATCCTGTTGTCCTTCGCCGCGCTGGCCGTCACCATCCTCTATCCGTTCACCAAGCGCTGGGTGTCGATGCCACAGGCGGTCCTGGGCGTGGCGTTTTCGTTCGGCATCCCGATGGCGTTTTCCGCCGTGCTGGGCGGGCGTGAATGGTCGCTGGAAGCCGTGCAGGCATCCGTGCCACTGGCCGCCTGGGGACTGCTGCTGGGCAATCTCTTCTGGGTGCTGGCCTACGACACGGAATACGCCATGGTGGACCGGGACGATGACATCCGCATCGGCATCCAGACCTCCGCCCTCACCTTGGGCCGCTTCGATGTGATCGGCGTGATGGGCTTCTATGGGGTCTTCCTGGCCTTGTGGGCGGCCCTGGGGCTGCAGCTGGGCATGGGCCATTGGTACCTCGCCGGCCTGGCCGTCGCCGCCGCCCAGGTGGTCTGGCATTACCGGCTCATCAAGGACCGCAGCCGCGAGGGTTGCTTCCGCGCCTTCCGCGAGAACCACTGGGTCGGACTGGCGATCTTCGTCGGCACCGTGCTTGATCTGAGCCTGCGCTGA
- a CDS encoding SRPBCC domain-containing protein: protein MSMTMNAIIWPEGYVPGFTENFASNEIIVAGLSAADVWPLLAQPAHWPTYYANSANVRFHDGKGPQLADGDRFYFETFGFPVEALCNEYVAPAAGQPGRLAWHGWAGEVGTAERLDVHHAWLVEDLDGGRVRVLTQETQKGEPAAALHAAKPNPMINGHQDWLDGLVAAARAAKKGAQ from the coding sequence CTGTCCATGACCATGAACGCCATCATCTGGCCCGAGGGCTATGTCCCCGGCTTTACCGAGAATTTCGCTTCCAACGAAATCATCGTCGCTGGCCTGAGCGCCGCTGACGTGTGGCCGCTACTGGCCCAGCCGGCCCACTGGCCGACCTACTACGCCAACTCGGCCAACGTGCGCTTCCACGACGGCAAGGGCCCGCAGCTCGCCGACGGCGACCGCTTCTACTTCGAGACCTTCGGCTTCCCCGTCGAGGCGCTGTGCAATGAATACGTCGCGCCGGCTGCCGGCCAGCCCGGCCGTCTGGCCTGGCATGGCTGGGCGGGCGAAGTCGGCACTGCCGAGCGCCTGGACGTGCATCACGCCTGGCTGGTGGAAGACCTGGACGGTGGCCGGGTGCGCGTCCTGACCCAGGAAACCCAAAAGGGTGAGCCGGCCGCCGCGCTGCATGCCGCCAAGCCCAATCCCATGATCAACGGCCACCAGGACTGGCTGGACGGCCTGGTCGCTGCCGCCCGTGCTGCCAAGAAGGGTGCGCAATGA
- a CDS encoding zinc-dependent alcohol dehydrogenase family protein, with product MKAMVVRAPGGLDRLELRELADPGQPGPGQIRVAVHATSLNFHDLLVANGSIPADDGRVLMSDAAGVVEAVGADVTEFQVGDSVVSCFFPQWLDGLPFHDVGHFRRTPGDGVDGFATEVAVRPATDFTKAPRGWSHAEAATLTTAGLTAWRALVVDGGLKAGSTVLVLGTGGVSIAALQIAKAMGARVILTSSSDEKLARARALGADEVINYRSEPAWGQRVLELTGGVGVDHVVEIGGPGTLAQSIQAVRVGGHIALIGVLTGRQGEVPTSVLMAKQARLQGLIVGSRRDQQDYVAALEQGDIRPVIDRSFPLEQLAQAFRFQESAGHFGKLVVEW from the coding sequence ATGAAGGCGATGGTGGTGCGTGCGCCGGGCGGCCTGGATCGCCTGGAATTGCGTGAGCTGGCCGATCCGGGTCAGCCGGGGCCGGGCCAGATTCGGGTGGCGGTGCATGCCACCTCGCTCAATTTCCATGACCTGCTGGTGGCCAATGGCAGCATCCCGGCCGACGATGGCCGCGTGCTGATGTCGGACGCTGCTGGCGTGGTCGAGGCCGTGGGTGCCGACGTGACCGAGTTCCAGGTCGGTGACTCGGTGGTGTCCTGCTTCTTCCCGCAGTGGCTGGACGGTCTGCCCTTCCATGACGTGGGCCATTTCCGTCGCACGCCGGGGGACGGTGTGGACGGGTTTGCCACCGAGGTGGCGGTGCGCCCGGCGACCGACTTCACCAAGGCGCCGCGTGGCTGGAGCCATGCGGAAGCCGCCACCCTCACCACCGCCGGGCTGACCGCCTGGCGTGCGCTGGTGGTGGACGGTGGGCTCAAGGCTGGCTCAACCGTGCTGGTGCTGGGCACTGGTGGTGTCTCCATCGCTGCGCTACAGATTGCCAAAGCCATGGGCGCCCGTGTCATCCTGACCTCGTCGTCCGACGAGAAGCTGGCGCGTGCCCGTGCGCTGGGTGCGGATGAAGTCATCAACTACCGCAGCGAGCCGGCCTGGGGCCAGCGGGTGCTGGAGCTGACCGGCGGTGTTGGTGTGGACCATGTGGTGGAAATCGGCGGCCCCGGCACGCTGGCGCAATCCATCCAGGCCGTGCGGGTGGGCGGACACATCGCGCTGATCGGCGTGCTGACCGGCCGCCAGGGTGAGGTGCCGACCTCGGTGCTGATGGCCAAGCAGGCCCGCCTGCAAGGCCTCATCGTGGGCAGCCGCCGTGACCAGCAGGACTATGTCGCTGCGCTGGAGCAGGGCGATATCCGTCCGGTCATTGATCGCAGCTTCCCGTTGGAGCAACTGGCTCAGGCCTTCCGCTTCCAGGAGAGCGCCGGGCACTTTGGCAAATTGGTCGTCGAATGGTGA
- a CDS encoding Lrp/AsnC ligand binding domain-containing protein, with the protein MNPPNDLDKIDLRILRVLQQDGRISNLKLAEEVHLSATAVLERVKRLTREGYILGYEARLNPAKLGASMLVFIEILLDRTVHDVMDNFRAAVQSRPEILECHLVAGGFDYLLKTRVSDMAAYREFIGTSIWTLPGVRETRTYAVMEEVKHTTALPL; encoded by the coding sequence ATGAACCCGCCCAACGACCTGGACAAGATTGACCTGCGCATTCTGCGCGTCCTGCAGCAGGATGGCCGCATCAGCAACCTGAAGCTGGCCGAGGAGGTGCATCTGTCGGCGACGGCGGTGCTGGAACGGGTGAAGCGCCTGACCCGGGAGGGCTACATCCTGGGCTATGAGGCGCGGCTGAATCCGGCCAAGCTGGGGGCGTCGATGCTGGTGTTCATCGAGATCCTGCTGGACCGGACGGTGCATGACGTGATGGACAACTTCCGGGCGGCGGTGCAGTCACGCCCGGAGATCCTGGAATGCCATCTGGTAGCGGGTGGGTTTGACTATCTGCTCAAGACGCGGGTGTCCGACATGGCGGCCTACCGCGAGTTCATCGGCACGTCGATCTGGACCCTTCCGGGGGTGCGGGAGACCCGCACCTATGCGGTGATGGAGGAGGTGAAACATACGACGGCGTTGCCGTTGTAG
- the proC gene encoding pyrroline-5-carboxylate reductase, with protein sequence MSSCIAFIGGGNMASAILGGLRRAGHPAEDLLVVEPMAAQRDRLRAEFGVSALPVADASLARARTVVWAVKPQLFQEAASPVAPHVAGALQLSIMAGLRSDAIAAATAGARVVRGMPNTPALIGAGITGLFAGPGVSEADRAVVDELLRPTGRTVWVGKESDLDTVTALSGSGPAYFFYLVEHMVAAAQSLGLDEAQARELALSTCAGAAALALQAGEPPAQLREKVTSKGGTTHAAISLLEAEGVGESVRRAVLAAHRRAQELGDEFGRASGTA encoded by the coding sequence ATGAGTTCCTGCATCGCATTCATCGGTGGTGGCAACATGGCCAGCGCCATTCTGGGCGGCCTGCGCCGCGCGGGTCATCCGGCCGAGGATCTGCTGGTGGTGGAGCCCATGGCCGCCCAGCGGGACCGCCTCCGTGCCGAGTTCGGTGTCTCCGCCCTGCCGGTGGCCGATGCCTCGTTGGCACGCGCCCGCACCGTGGTCTGGGCGGTCAAGCCGCAGCTCTTCCAGGAAGCCGCCTCGCCGGTCGCGCCCCATGTGGCAGGGGCCTTGCAGCTGTCCATCATGGCGGGGCTGCGCAGCGATGCAATTGCCGCCGCCACCGCAGGGGCGCGTGTGGTGCGCGGCATGCCCAACACACCCGCCCTGATCGGCGCGGGCATCACCGGCCTGTTTGCCGGGCCCGGCGTGTCCGAAGCGGACCGTGCCGTGGTGGACGAGCTGCTGCGGCCCACGGGCCGCACCGTGTGGGTCGGGAAGGAATCCGACCTGGACACCGTCACCGCGCTGTCGGGCTCCGGTCCGGCCTATTTCTTTTATCTCGTGGAACACATGGTGGCGGCTGCTCAGTCGCTGGGCCTGGACGAGGCCCAGGCGCGTGAGCTGGCCTTGTCCACCTGTGCAGGCGCTGCGGCGCTGGCCCTGCAGGCCGGTGAACCGCCAGCACAGTTGCGGGAGAAGGTGACGTCCAAGGGCGGCACCACCCATGCGGCCATCTCCTTGCTGGAGGCGGAGGGCGTGGGCGAGTCGGTGCGGCGCGCCGTCCTGGCGGCCCATCGTCGAGCCCAGGAGCTGGGGGACGAATTCGGTCGCGCCTCGGGAACCGCTTGA
- a CDS encoding DUF4337 domain-containing protein: MDIDPEELIENARQVNDLPLEPEKPRSRLNATVAVTVAILATFMGICKVKDDNIVQAMQQAEADRIDHWAFYQARNMREEVARSTLVQLELQALSAPAPAAEGYQKAIDHYRALAEEQKVKKEELRQQAQADQQTYDALNYRDDQFDLSDALLAIAIAMLAITALTQLWLLYAAALVPTALGVMMGVAGLAGWGLHPDAIVRLLS, encoded by the coding sequence ATGGACATCGATCCCGAAGAGCTGATTGAAAACGCCCGGCAGGTGAATGACCTGCCCCTGGAGCCGGAGAAACCACGATCTCGGCTGAATGCCACGGTGGCCGTGACGGTGGCGATCCTGGCCACCTTCATGGGCATCTGCAAGGTGAAGGACGACAACATCGTTCAGGCCATGCAGCAGGCCGAGGCGGACCGCATCGACCACTGGGCCTTCTACCAGGCCCGCAACATGCGGGAAGAAGTGGCCCGCTCGACGCTGGTGCAGCTGGAACTGCAGGCGTTGTCGGCGCCTGCGCCGGCGGCCGAGGGTTACCAGAAAGCCATCGACCATTACCGGGCGCTGGCGGAGGAGCAGAAAGTCAAGAAGGAAGAGCTTCGCCAGCAGGCCCAGGCGGACCAGCAGACCTATGACGCGCTCAACTACCGGGATGACCAGTTCGACCTGTCGGACGCGCTGCTGGCGATTGCCATCGCCATGCTGGCCATCACCGCCCTGACGCAGCTGTGGCTGCTGTATGCGGCGGCGCTGGTGCCCACGGCCTTGGGCGTGATGATGGGTGTGGCGGGGTTGGCCGGGTGGGGGCTGCACCCGGACGCCATCGTCCGGTTACTGTCCTGA
- a CDS encoding chorismate--pyruvate lyase family protein: MGLADRWGLRAWLRAPGSLSKRLAATGIRFEVQVLRQCVAPLRPQERAALGLPRRGCTVVREVLLRVDGLPLVWARSAVHAAALAGPWKAVKGLGSRPLGHLLYEDPRIHRSELQPRRVTRHGPTRRQMQRQWLAAVGEPAPAQMQWSRNSVFTRHGMQLRVMELFVPEVAKRSPGPLRLKRRR; this comes from the coding sequence ATGGGGCTGGCTGACCGTTGGGGCCTGCGCGCGTGGCTGCGCGCACCGGGCTCCCTGAGTAAGCGTCTGGCCGCCACCGGCATCCGGTTTGAGGTGCAGGTGCTGCGTCAGTGCGTGGCACCGCTGCGGCCGCAGGAGCGGGCCGCACTCGGCCTGCCCCGGCGCGGCTGCACGGTGGTGCGTGAGGTGCTGTTGCGGGTGGATGGCCTGCCGCTGGTGTGGGCCCGGTCGGCGGTGCATGCGGCGGCGCTGGCAGGCCCCTGGAAAGCGGTGAAGGGCCTGGGCAGCCGTCCGTTGGGGCATCTGCTGTATGAAGATCCCCGCATCCACCGCAGTGAACTCCAGCCGCGTCGTGTCACGCGTCACGGTCCTACACGGCGACAGATGCAGCGACAGTGGCTGGCGGCGGTCGGGGAACCGGCCCCAGCGCAGATGCAGTGGTCGCGCAATTCGGTGTTCACCCGTCATGGCATGCAGCTGCGGGTGATGGAGCTGTTTGTGCCGGAGGTGGCGAAGCGCTCGCCAGGGCCGCTACGGCTCAAGCGTCGGCGCTGA
- a CDS encoding L-glutamate gamma-semialdehyde dehydrogenase: MTAFALPPEVSRLPDPYRDELPLVHALAAELQQLPWSSVIDQARPWVHQVRNNPAPFWAMESLLREYPITSAEGLALMRLAEALLRVPDAETAIALTADQLGRADFDGSSEGPHKMLAGLAASAISLSKKFLPDAESDRGLFKRLGAQTVVAATVRAIQLLGRQFVLGRNIQEAMAEADAARKVQRQLRFSYDMLGEGARTERDAERYQASYLAAIAAIASGRRAESPEGSDGISIKLSALFSRYEVLQRERVYAELLPRVWQLVEKAAQANINLTIDAEEVDRLELSLELLDALAARIASHFPDWRGFGLAVQAYQTRARAVVDEVAAIARKHGLRFMVRLVKGAYWDGEIKRAQEQGLPTYPVFTHKPHTDVSYLACAHALLAHHDVIYPQFASHNAGTIAAILQMARALGAKFEMQRLHGMGEGVYREVLKDGSIPCRVYAPVGEHRDLLAYLVRRLLENGANSSFVHQLADPQVAPEDLLASPLTLIQPRSSLPRPLDLYRDDTGRGRENSSGLDLAVPQHRQPLLDALAGCEVPAMAEATEADVDAAMERLKGGFPAWNATPVSQRAAVLRRAADALQAALPAYCALLVKEAHKSFGDAISEVREAIDFMRYYADEAERLVAEGVALNGRGVFVCISPWNFPLAIFAGQVVAALAAGNAVAAKPAEQTPVVARECVALLHAAGVPADALALLHGQGETVGARLVASATTAGVCFTGSTQVAQIINRQLASKPGAGTVPLIAETGGLNAMIVDSTALPEQVIDAVVQSAFRSAGQRCSALRLLAVHEAVADGVIEMLRGAVRELRVGHSANLATDVGPLIDQDAFQAISSDVQRLKREARVIAEASVADGGARLLPPIAVELGGIQELKKEIFGPVLHVVRWSGDVEGVVRQINALGYGLTLGIQTRIDSRALRLASEARIGNVYVNRNIIGAVVGVQPFGGEGMSGTGPKAGGPHYLMRFTAPVVASPVVEDAPALATPSAGADLEALFQAHDSWAARPLEQRVAALERAAAGQGPEVANAWRDIARHARTALANQTLPGPTGESNELRLHGAACWRSWPRASRRWSWPARWQRHWWPAMRWPWWARVMLPAKSATRCCAAVWPQARWC; this comes from the coding sequence ATGACCGCCTTTGCCCTGCCGCCGGAAGTCTCACGCCTGCCGGACCCTTACCGCGATGAACTGCCGCTGGTCCACGCCCTGGCCGCCGAGTTGCAGCAGCTTCCGTGGTCCTCGGTGATCGATCAGGCGCGCCCCTGGGTGCATCAGGTTCGCAACAACCCGGCTCCGTTCTGGGCGATGGAGTCGCTGCTGCGTGAATATCCCATCACCAGCGCCGAGGGCCTGGCCCTGATGCGTCTGGCCGAAGCGCTGCTGCGGGTGCCGGACGCCGAGACCGCCATCGCGCTCACCGCCGACCAGCTTGGCCGGGCGGACTTCGACGGCAGCTCCGAAGGTCCTCACAAGATGCTGGCCGGTCTGGCGGCCAGCGCCATCTCGCTGTCCAAGAAGTTCCTGCCGGATGCCGAATCCGATCGCGGGCTGTTCAAGCGTCTCGGCGCCCAGACGGTGGTGGCCGCCACCGTGCGCGCCATCCAGCTGCTGGGTCGCCAGTTCGTGCTGGGCCGCAACATCCAGGAGGCCATGGCGGAAGCCGACGCCGCCCGCAAGGTGCAGCGCCAACTGCGCTTCTCCTACGACATGCTGGGTGAAGGCGCCCGCACCGAACGGGATGCCGAGCGCTATCAGGCGTCCTATCTGGCGGCCATTGCCGCCATCGCCAGTGGCCGCCGTGCCGAGTCGCCGGAAGGCAGCGACGGCATCTCCATCAAGCTCTCGGCCCTGTTCTCCCGTTATGAAGTGCTGCAACGCGAGCGGGTCTACGCCGAGCTGCTGCCGCGGGTCTGGCAACTGGTGGAAAAGGCCGCCCAGGCCAATATCAACCTGACCATCGATGCTGAAGAGGTCGACCGGCTGGAACTGTCGCTGGAACTGCTGGACGCCCTGGCCGCCCGCATCGCCAGCCATTTCCCCGATTGGCGCGGCTTCGGCCTGGCCGTCCAGGCCTACCAGACCCGCGCCCGTGCCGTGGTCGACGAGGTCGCCGCCATCGCTCGCAAGCACGGGCTGCGCTTCATGGTCCGTCTGGTCAAGGGCGCCTATTGGGACGGCGAGATCAAGCGGGCGCAGGAGCAGGGCCTGCCCACTTACCCGGTCTTCACCCACAAACCGCACACCGATGTCTCCTACCTGGCCTGCGCCCACGCGCTGCTGGCGCATCACGACGTCATCTATCCCCAATTCGCCAGCCACAACGCCGGCACCATTGCCGCCATCCTCCAGATGGCCCGTGCCCTCGGCGCGAAATTCGAGATGCAGCGCCTGCACGGCATGGGCGAGGGTGTGTACCGTGAGGTCCTGAAGGACGGCAGCATCCCGTGCCGCGTGTATGCCCCGGTGGGTGAGCATCGCGACCTGCTGGCCTATCTGGTGCGTCGTCTGCTGGAAAACGGCGCCAACTCCTCGTTTGTGCATCAGCTGGCCGACCCGCAGGTGGCCCCGGAAGATCTGCTGGCCTCGCCGCTCACCCTGATCCAACCGCGTTCCAGCCTGCCCCGGCCGCTTGACCTGTACCGGGACGATACCGGCCGTGGCCGCGAGAATTCCTCCGGTCTGGACCTGGCCGTTCCTCAGCATCGCCAGCCGCTGCTGGATGCGCTGGCGGGCTGCGAAGTGCCTGCCATGGCGGAGGCCACCGAAGCCGACGTGGATGCGGCCATGGAACGCCTGAAGGGCGGGTTCCCCGCCTGGAATGCCACGCCGGTGTCCCAGCGCGCGGCTGTGTTGCGCCGGGCGGCCGACGCCCTGCAAGCCGCCTTGCCGGCCTATTGCGCGCTGCTGGTCAAGGAGGCGCACAAGAGTTTTGGGGATGCCATCTCCGAAGTGCGCGAAGCCATCGACTTCATGCGCTACTACGCCGATGAAGCCGAGCGCCTTGTGGCTGAGGGTGTGGCGCTTAACGGACGTGGGGTCTTTGTCTGCATCTCTCCGTGGAACTTCCCGCTGGCCATCTTCGCTGGCCAGGTGGTGGCCGCGCTGGCCGCAGGCAACGCGGTGGCGGCCAAGCCGGCTGAACAGACACCGGTGGTGGCCCGTGAATGCGTGGCGCTGCTGCATGCCGCCGGGGTGCCGGCCGATGCGCTGGCGCTGTTGCACGGCCAGGGCGAGACGGTGGGCGCGCGTCTGGTCGCTTCAGCAACAACGGCGGGTGTCTGTTTCACCGGCTCGACCCAGGTAGCGCAGATCATTAACCGCCAACTGGCGTCCAAGCCCGGGGCCGGCACTGTCCCGCTGATCGCGGAAACCGGAGGCCTGAACGCGATGATCGTCGACTCCACCGCGCTGCCGGAGCAGGTGATCGACGCCGTGGTGCAGTCCGCCTTCCGCAGTGCCGGCCAGCGCTGCTCCGCCTTGCGACTGCTGGCGGTGCATGAAGCGGTGGCCGACGGTGTGATTGAGATGCTGCGTGGTGCCGTGCGGGAACTGCGGGTGGGGCACAGTGCCAATCTGGCCACCGATGTCGGCCCTCTGATCGACCAGGACGCCTTCCAGGCGATTTCCAGCGATGTGCAGCGCCTCAAGCGCGAGGCCCGCGTGATCGCTGAAGCCTCGGTGGCCGACGGCGGTGCCCGCCTGCTGCCGCCAATCGCCGTGGAACTGGGGGGCATCCAGGAACTGAAGAAGGAAATCTTCGGTCCGGTGCTGCATGTGGTGCGTTGGAGCGGCGATGTGGAGGGCGTGGTCCGCCAGATCAATGCGCTGGGGTATGGGCTCACGCTGGGCATCCAGACGCGCATCGACAGCCGTGCCCTGCGCCTGGCCTCGGAGGCGCGCATCGGCAACGTCTATGTGAACCGCAACATCATCGGTGCAGTGGTGGGCGTGCAGCCGTTTGGCGGCGAAGGCATGTCGGGCACCGGTCCCAAGGCCGGTGGCCCGCACTACCTGATGCGTTTCACCGCGCCGGTGGTGGCCTCGCCGGTGGTGGAGGATGCGCCAGCACTGGCCACCCCCTCGGCCGGAGCGGATCTGGAAGCACTGTTCCAGGCGCATGACAGCTGGGCGGCGCGCCCGCTGGAGCAGCGTGTGGCGGCGCTTGAGCGCGCCGCAGCAGGCCAGGGGCCGGAAGTGGCCAATGCCTGGCGCGACATCGCCCGCCATGCGCGCACAGCGCTGGCCAACCAGACGCTGCCCGGCCCAACCGGCGAAAGCAATGAACTGCGCCTGCATGGCGCGGCGTGTTGGCGGTCGTGGCCCAGGGCCAGTCGCCGGTGGAGCTGGCCCGCTCGCTGGCAGCGGCACTGGTGGCCGGCAATGCGGTGGCCGTGGTGGGCGAGGGTGATGTTGCCCGCGAAGTCCGCGACGCGCTGCTGCGCGGCGGTGTGGCCGCAGGCACGGTGGTGCTGA
- a CDS encoding histidine phosphatase family protein, translating into MDRRSTCLGLLALPLTFRSVRAAEASGDQEVLALLRRGGVVLALRHARAPGTYDPPNFRLGDCSTQRNLNEEGRSQARRLGEHLRARQLRPSRVRTSPWCRCVDTAELAFGSAEPWAALGSPVIGTEATNAASLAQLQQALAEAAQRPGQFEVWVTHMFVLGALADGNVSSGEGLVLAPGERGQTKVLGRLTVAG; encoded by the coding sequence ATGGACCGTCGATCCACCTGTCTGGGACTATTGGCCCTTCCGCTGACCTTCCGCTCCGTCCGGGCCGCTGAGGCCAGCGGGGATCAAGAGGTCCTGGCCCTGCTGCGACGCGGCGGCGTCGTGCTGGCGCTTCGCCATGCACGCGCTCCCGGCACCTACGACCCACCGAACTTCCGGCTGGGAGATTGCAGCACCCAACGCAATCTCAACGAGGAGGGCCGTTCGCAAGCGCGGCGGCTGGGCGAGCACCTGCGGGCCCGGCAACTGCGTCCTTCCCGGGTGCGTACCAGCCCCTGGTGCCGCTGCGTGGATACCGCCGAGCTGGCCTTTGGCAGCGCCGAACCCTGGGCCGCCCTGGGCTCACCTGTCATTGGCACCGAGGCCACCAATGCCGCCTCACTCGCCCAGCTGCAGCAGGCGCTGGCCGAGGCGGCGCAGCGGCCCGGACAGTTCGAGGTCTGGGTGACCCACATGTTTGTGCTGGGAGCGCTGGCGGACGGGAATGTGTCGTCCGGCGAAGGCCTGGTACTGGCGCCTGGTGAGCGGGGTCAGACCAAAGTCCTGGGGCGTCTGACCGTGGCTGGGTGA
- a CDS encoding SRPBCC domain-containing protein yields MKHATKLISGLLAGLTALLLTACVAPHPAQPNTTKDLQSAILWPEGYVPGTTDNFVTNEVIVAGLSAADVWPLLADATRWPSYYANSADVRFYDGKGPVLAQGDRFFFKTFGFPVEAQVTEYVPPGKGRPGRVAWHGWAGEPGTPQRLDVIHAWLVEDLPGGRVRILTQESQKGEPAKALASSKPNIMINGHQDWLTGLVAAARKAGPRSTASRPLQ; encoded by the coding sequence ATGAAACACGCTACAAAACTCATCTCCGGCCTGTTGGCAGGTTTGACCGCACTGCTGCTGACCGCCTGTGTGGCCCCTCACCCTGCGCAGCCGAACACGACCAAGGACCTGCAAAGCGCCATCCTGTGGCCCGAAGGCTATGTGCCTGGCACGACGGACAACTTCGTGACCAACGAGGTGATCGTGGCCGGCCTCAGCGCTGCAGATGTCTGGCCGCTGCTGGCGGATGCAACTCGCTGGCCCAGCTACTACGCCAACTCGGCCGATGTGCGTTTCTATGATGGCAAGGGTCCGGTGCTGGCGCAGGGCGACCGCTTCTTCTTCAAGACCTTTGGCTTCCCGGTGGAGGCGCAGGTCACCGAGTACGTGCCACCGGGCAAGGGCCGACCGGGACGGGTGGCGTGGCACGGCTGGGCCGGCGAGCCCGGCACACCACAGCGGCTGGACGTGATCCACGCCTGGCTGGTGGAGGATTTGCCAGGTGGCCGGGTACGCATCCTGACGCAGGAGAGTCAAAAAGGTGAGCCGGCCAAGGCCCTGGCCAGCAGCAAGCCCAACATCATGATCAATGGCCACCAAGACTGGCTGACCGGGCTGGTGGCTGCAGCGCGCAAAGCTGGGCCCCGATCCACGGCATCCCGCCCTCTTCAATGA